A genomic stretch from Mycobacterium cookii includes:
- a CDS encoding error-prone DNA polymerase, with amino-acid sequence MGWSNGPPGWAEMERVLAGKPRRSGTPSVWGPADEVPWSPKRAAYQPPDDSRPVGSSVPYAELHAHSAYSFLDGASAPEELVEEAARLDLRAIALTDHNGLYGAVRFAEAAVELNISTVFGAELSLGPGARTDDPDPAGPHLLVLARGPEGYRRLSRQLAAAHLAGGEKGKPRFDFDALTDAAGGHWHILTGCRKGHVRRALAAGGPDAALAALADLVDRFGSDRVSVELTHHGCPLDDEVNSELALLAPRFGLSSVATTGAHFAAPSRRRLAMAMGAIRARQSLDEAAGWLAPLGGSHLRSGDEMARLFAQRPDVVTAAADLGEQCAFGLSLIAPQLPPFDVPVGHTEDSWLRELAMAGAQRRYGPRAHARQAYTQIERELNIIEQLRFPGYFLVVYDITRFCRENDILCQGRGSAANSAVCYALGVTAVDPIANELLFERFLSPVRDGPPDIDIDIESDQREKVIQYVYDKYGRDYAAQVANVITYRARIAVRDMARALGFSQGQQDAWSKQISNWGAQPSDIDDVPEQVVDLANQIQNLPRHMGIHSGGMVICDRPIADVCPVEWARMENRSVLQWDKDDCAAIGLVKFDLLGLGMLSALHYAIDLVAEHKGIEVDLAALDLSEPAVYEMLQRADSVGVFQVESRAQMATLPRLKPRVFYDLVVEVALIRPGPIQGGSVHPYIRRRNGLDPVVYDHPSMEPALRKTLGVPLFQEQLMQLAVDCAGFSGAEADQLRRAMGSKRSTERMRQLRGRFYDGMRRMHGAHDDVIDLVYEKLEAFANFGFPESHSLSFASLVFYSSWFKLHHPAAFCAALLRAQPMGFYSPQSLVADARRHGVTVHGPCVAASLTHATLENAGTEVRLGLGAVRHIGDDLADKLIEEREANGPFASLLDLTCRLQLSVPQTEALATAGALRCFDMSRREALWAAGAAATQRPDRLPGVGSSSHIPSLPGMSEVELAAADVWATGVSPDSYPTQFLRSDLDAMGVIPANALLSVPDGERVLIAGAVTHRQRPGTARGVTFVNLEDETGMVNVLCTPGVWARHRKVAQTSSALLIRGQVQNASGAITVMAERIAKLTLTIGSKSRDFR; translated from the coding sequence GTGGGTTGGAGCAACGGGCCGCCGGGCTGGGCGGAGATGGAGCGGGTGCTGGCCGGGAAACCGCGCCGCTCCGGCACACCATCGGTGTGGGGTCCCGCGGATGAGGTCCCATGGTCGCCGAAGCGCGCGGCGTATCAGCCGCCGGACGACAGCCGGCCGGTCGGCTCGTCTGTCCCGTACGCCGAATTGCACGCGCATTCGGCGTACAGCTTTTTGGACGGCGCCAGTGCGCCGGAGGAACTGGTCGAGGAGGCGGCCCGGCTGGACCTGCGTGCCATCGCGCTGACCGACCACAACGGCCTCTACGGGGCGGTGCGGTTCGCCGAAGCGGCGGTGGAATTGAACATCAGCACGGTCTTCGGCGCCGAACTGTCGCTGGGGCCGGGTGCCCGGACCGACGATCCCGATCCGGCCGGCCCGCATCTGCTGGTGCTGGCTCGCGGCCCGGAAGGCTACCGGCGGCTGTCGCGGCAGCTGGCCGCGGCGCATCTGGCCGGCGGCGAGAAAGGCAAGCCGCGTTTCGACTTCGACGCGCTCACCGACGCCGCGGGCGGGCATTGGCACATCCTCACCGGTTGCCGCAAAGGTCATGTCCGTCGCGCGTTGGCCGCCGGTGGACCGGACGCGGCGTTGGCGGCGCTGGCCGACCTGGTGGACCGGTTCGGCTCCGATCGGGTCAGCGTCGAGCTGACCCACCACGGCTGCCCGCTCGACGACGAGGTCAACTCTGAATTAGCGCTACTGGCACCACGATTCGGGCTGAGCAGTGTCGCGACCACCGGCGCGCATTTCGCCGCGCCGTCGCGGCGCCGACTGGCGATGGCGATGGGGGCGATACGTGCCAGGCAGTCGCTGGACGAGGCCGCCGGCTGGCTGGCCCCACTGGGCGGTTCGCATCTGCGGTCCGGTGACGAGATGGCGCGGCTGTTCGCGCAGCGTCCCGACGTGGTGACCGCCGCGGCCGATCTCGGCGAGCAGTGCGCATTCGGGCTGTCGCTCATCGCCCCGCAGTTGCCGCCGTTTGACGTCCCAGTCGGGCATACCGAAGACAGCTGGCTGCGCGAACTGGCGATGGCGGGGGCCCAGCGCCGTTACGGCCCACGGGCTCACGCGCGGCAGGCGTACACCCAGATCGAGCGCGAGTTGAACATCATTGAGCAGCTGCGATTTCCGGGATATTTCCTGGTGGTCTACGACATCACCCGTTTCTGCCGGGAAAACGACATCCTGTGTCAGGGCAGGGGATCGGCGGCCAACTCGGCGGTCTGTTACGCCCTCGGCGTCACCGCGGTCGATCCGATCGCCAACGAGTTGCTGTTCGAGCGTTTCCTGTCACCGGTCCGCGATGGGCCGCCCGACATCGACATCGACATCGAGTCGGATCAGCGGGAAAAGGTCATCCAGTACGTCTACGACAAATACGGCCGCGACTACGCGGCTCAAGTGGCCAACGTGATCACCTACCGGGCGCGGATCGCCGTCCGCGATATGGCTCGTGCCCTGGGTTTCTCTCAGGGCCAGCAGGACGCGTGGAGCAAGCAGATCAGCAACTGGGGCGCACAACCGTCCGACATCGACGACGTTCCCGAGCAGGTGGTCGACCTGGCCAACCAGATCCAGAACCTGCCCCGGCACATGGGCATCCATTCCGGCGGCATGGTGATCTGCGACCGCCCGATCGCCGACGTCTGCCCGGTGGAATGGGCCCGCATGGAAAACCGCAGCGTGCTGCAGTGGGACAAAGACGATTGCGCGGCAATCGGTTTGGTCAAATTCGATCTGCTCGGGCTGGGCATGCTGTCGGCGTTGCACTACGCCATCGACCTGGTGGCCGAGCACAAAGGCATCGAGGTCGATTTGGCCGCGCTGGACCTGTCCGAACCGGCGGTGTATGAGATGTTGCAGCGCGCCGATTCCGTCGGGGTGTTCCAGGTGGAGTCGCGAGCGCAGATGGCCACCTTGCCCAGGCTCAAGCCCCGGGTGTTCTACGACCTGGTGGTCGAGGTCGCGTTGATCCGCCCCGGCCCCATTCAGGGCGGCTCGGTGCACCCGTACATCCGGCGGCGCAACGGCCTCGACCCGGTCGTCTACGACCATCCGTCGATGGAGCCGGCGTTACGGAAGACGTTGGGAGTGCCGCTGTTTCAGGAACAGCTGATGCAGCTCGCGGTGGACTGCGCCGGCTTCTCCGGCGCCGAGGCCGATCAACTGCGGCGTGCGATGGGATCCAAACGGTCGACCGAACGCATGCGGCAGTTGCGCGGACGGTTTTACGACGGCATGCGCCGGATGCACGGCGCCCATGACGACGTGATCGACTTGGTCTACGAAAAGCTGGAAGCATTCGCCAATTTCGGTTTCCCGGAAAGCCATTCGCTGAGTTTCGCGTCGCTGGTCTTCTATTCGTCGTGGTTCAAGCTGCACCATCCGGCGGCGTTCTGCGCGGCGCTGCTGCGTGCGCAGCCGATGGGTTTCTATTCGCCGCAGTCGCTGGTGGCCGATGCCCGCCGGCACGGCGTGACGGTACACGGCCCTTGCGTCGCGGCCAGCCTGACCCACGCCACGTTGGAGAATGCCGGCACCGAGGTTCGGCTGGGGCTGGGCGCCGTTCGCCATATCGGCGACGACCTGGCAGACAAGCTGATCGAAGAACGAGAAGCCAACGGGCCCTTCGCTTCACTGCTGGATTTGACCTGTCGCCTGCAGCTGTCCGTGCCGCAGACCGAAGCGCTGGCCACCGCGGGTGCGCTGCGTTGCTTCGACATGTCCCGGCGGGAGGCGTTATGGGCGGCCGGCGCGGCCGCCACCCAGCGGCCGGACCGCTTGCCGGGCGTGGGCTCGTCGTCGCACATCCCGTCGTTGCCGGGGATGAGCGAGGTGGAACTGGCCGCGGCCGACGTGTGGGCCACCGGCGTCTCCCCGGACAGTTACCCGACGCAGTTCCTGCGATCGGATCTCGACGCGATGGGAGTGATCCCCGCGAACGCGTTGCTGTCGGTGCCTGACGGCGAGCGGGTGCTGATCGCCGGGGCGGTCACGCACCGGCAGCGGCCGGGTACCGCTCGGGGCGTGACGTTCGTCAATCTCGAGGACGAGACCGGGATGGTCAACGTGCTCTGCACACCTGGAGTGTGGGCACGGCACCGCAAGGTGGCGCAGACGTCGTCGGCGCTGCTGATCCGTGGTCAGGTCCAAAACGCCAGTGGCGCAATCACTGTCATGGCGGAGCGGATAGCCAAGCTCACGTTGACGATCGGATCGAAGTCCCGTGACTTCCGGTGA
- a CDS encoding TIGR03667 family PPOX class F420-dependent oxidoreductase, whose amino-acid sequence MSIEFPQEVVGRLESDNFGWLTTVAKSGQPVPRLVWFYFDGAKLTVYSMPQAAKVAHIKAHPEVSLNLDSDGNGAGIIVIGGTAAIDATDVNCRDDAPYWAKYGEQAKELESTEGISMDAFSTRLAITPTKVWTTPGA is encoded by the coding sequence ATGAGCATCGAATTCCCGCAAGAGGTAGTCGGCAGGCTCGAGTCGGACAACTTTGGATGGTTGACCACCGTCGCCAAGTCGGGTCAACCGGTCCCCCGGCTGGTCTGGTTCTACTTCGACGGCGCCAAGCTGACCGTGTACTCCATGCCACAGGCCGCCAAGGTCGCCCACATCAAGGCGCACCCTGAAGTCAGCCTGAACCTGGATTCGGACGGTAACGGCGCCGGCATCATCGTGATCGGCGGCACCGCGGCGATCGACGCGACCGACGTGAATTGCCGCGACGACGCTCCCTACTGGGCGAAGTACGGCGAACAGGCCAAGGAGTTGGAATCGACCGAGGGGATCTCGATGGATGCGTTCAGCACCCGGTTGGCGATCACCCCGACCAAGGTCTGGACGACGCCGGGCGCATAG
- a CDS encoding nitroreductase family protein gives MTLNLSVDEVLTTTRSVRKRLDFDKSVSRDLLMECLDLALQAPTGSNSQGWQWVFVEDADKKKAIGDVYLANARAYLSSPSPEYGEGDTRGERMGAVRDSATYLAEHMHEAPVLMIPCIEGREDKQPLGGVSFWASLFPAVWSYCLALRSRGLGSCWTTLHLIRGGEEKVADIVGIPYEKYSQGGLFPIAYTKGTAFKPAKRLPAADLTHWNAW, from the coding sequence ATGACCCTGAATTTGTCCGTCGACGAAGTCCTCACCACAACCCGATCGGTCCGCAAGCGTCTCGACTTCGACAAGTCGGTGTCCCGCGACCTGCTGATGGAGTGTCTCGATTTGGCGCTGCAGGCGCCCACCGGATCCAATTCGCAGGGCTGGCAATGGGTTTTCGTCGAGGACGCCGACAAGAAGAAGGCGATCGGTGACGTCTACCTGGCCAACGCCCGCGCCTACCTGAGCTCGCCCTCGCCCGAGTACGGCGAGGGTGACACCCGGGGCGAACGAATGGGCGCGGTCAGAGACTCGGCGACCTATCTCGCCGAGCACATGCACGAAGCCCCTGTCCTGATGATCCCGTGCATCGAAGGGCGCGAGGACAAGCAACCACTGGGCGGGGTGTCCTTCTGGGCGTCGCTGTTCCCGGCGGTCTGGAGTTACTGCCTGGCGCTGCGTTCGCGCGGGCTGGGCTCGTGCTGGACGACACTGCACCTGATCCGCGGCGGCGAGGAGAAGGTCGCCGACATAGTGGGGATTCCCTACGAGAAGTACAGCCAGGGTGGGCTGTTCCCGATCGCCTACACCAAAGGCACCGCCTTCAAGCCCGCCAAGCGGCTGCCCGCGGCGGACCTCACGCACTGGAACGCCTGGTAA
- a CDS encoding tRNA (cytidine(34)-2'-O)-methyltransferase, whose product MFRILFFSPRIAPNTGNAIRTAAATGAELHLVEPLGFDLSEPKLRRAGLDYHDLASVTVHASLDDAWTALAPQRVFAFTAHATRLFTDVRYQPGDVLMFGPEPTGLDATTLADSHITDRIRIPMLSGRRSLNLANAAAVAVYEAWRQQGFRGAR is encoded by the coding sequence GTGTTCCGGATTCTGTTCTTCTCGCCTCGCATAGCGCCCAATACCGGCAATGCAATCCGGACCGCGGCGGCCACCGGAGCCGAACTGCATCTTGTCGAGCCGCTGGGTTTCGACCTGTCCGAGCCGAAGCTGCGGCGGGCCGGGTTGGACTATCACGACCTCGCGTCGGTGACGGTGCATGCGTCGCTCGACGACGCCTGGACGGCGCTGGCGCCGCAGCGGGTGTTCGCGTTCACCGCGCACGCGACTCGGCTGTTCACCGACGTCCGGTATCAGCCCGGCGACGTGTTGATGTTCGGCCCGGAGCCCACCGGGCTCGATGCGACGACGCTTGCCGACAGCCACATCACCGACCGCATCCGCATCCCGATGCTGAGCGGACGGCGTTCACTCAATCTCGCCAACGCCGCCGCGGTCGCGGTGTACGAGGCGTGGCGGCAGCAGGGGTTTCGCGGCGCCCGCTGA